A stretch of Solea senegalensis isolate Sse05_10M linkage group LG10, IFAPA_SoseM_1, whole genome shotgun sequence DNA encodes these proteins:
- the LOC122776126 gene encoding RNA polymerase II elongation factor ELL, with the protein MAALTQEHRYGLSCGQINKNAPNQTLYHVKLTDTAIRTLEAHQNLKASLSSQPAICFKGSQGYIKIPAPTPESPDGLRVFSFYLSSDSKDKPQSSFDCIHQYVSGEGRDHLEGQGSIQDKITVCATDDSYQTTRERMSQVEKDIWSRSAIEIKPGPSKCVKVQRKQGLVSGSDCSSKHSPNNKRSLIPSPVAHRPLRDRIIHLLALKPYRKPELLLWLERERASPKDKTDLTSVLDEVAKLNLKDHSYSLKDELYRHVQRDWPGYLEEEKQLIHRLLIRKLQPVHSSQLKSPQSNSSFHKTPGDSPSQLSPAKNLSVKRPLPSDTSSCQTPKKQRLLDQQQSPSPGDCGTNGARSASSHGNSRIPVKLEFDKTSSRLHGSPNGLHSPHKASVPSAVPKLQRTEPAPTAPSPKPPLTDASICTNQQLNNGQHKKKKSKKHKDKERERLKLDWIETSPDLKQKQENLKDHEGEKTPVNRTPAEELPDYLIKYSTVTALDQRQQYKDDFCAEYDEYRVLHDRIGAITEMFVQLGSKINTLSPGTQEYKLMEEQILQKYRKYKKKFPGYREEKKRCEYLHQKLSHIKGLITDYDRAQGLLS; encoded by the exons ATGGCAGCGCTCACACAGGAGCATCGGTATGGGCTCTCCTGTGGCCAAATCAACAAAAACGCTCCGAACCAAACTCTGTACCACGTCAAACTGACTGACACCGCCATCCGGACCCTGGAAGCCCACCAGAACCTGAAG GCATCGCTATCGAGTCAGCCAGCGATTTGCTTCAAGGGGAGCCAGGGG taTATAAAGATCCCAGCACCGACCCCAGAGTCTCCCGATGGATTGAGAGTCTTCTCCTTCTACCTGTCCAGCGACAGCAAAGACAAGCCTCAGTCCAGCTTTGACTGCATTCACCAGTATGTCTCGGG GGAGGGCAGGGATCACCTGGAGGGCCAGGGCAGCATTCAGGACAAGATCACGGTGTGTGCCACAGATGACTCCTACCAGACAACCAGGGAGCGCATGTCTCAGGTGGAGAAGGACATCTGGAGCCGCTCAGCAATTGAGATCAAACCGGGCCCAA GTAAGTGTGTGAAGGTCCAGAGGAAGCAGGGTCTAGTATCGGGCTCAGATTGCAGCAGCAAACACTCGCCCAACAACAAGAGGAGCCTGATTCCCAGCCCTGTTGCGCACCGCCCCCTGAGGGACCGCATCATTCATCTCCTGGCCTTAAAGCCCTACCGGAAACCTGAGCTGCTACTGTGGTTGGAGAGGGAGCGGGCCAGTCCAAAGGACAAGACTGACCTGACCTCCGTTCTAGATGAG GTTGCTAAACTCAACCTGAAAGACCACAGCTACTCTCTGAAGGATGAGCTGTACAGACACGTTCAGAGAGACTGGCCTGGATAtctagaagaagaaaagcagctCATCCATAGGCTCCTGATCAG GAAACTCCAGCCAGTCCACAGTAGCCAGTTGAAGAGTCCTCAGTCCAACAGTTCATTCCACAAAACACCTGGGGACTCTCCTTCACAACTCAGCCCTGCCAAGAATCTCTCTGTG AAACGGCCATTACCCTCAGACACATCCAGCTGTcaaacccccaaaaaacaaagactATTAGACCAGCAGCAGTCGCCCTCTCCTGGAGACTGCGGCACCAACGGTGCTCGTAGCGCCTCCAGTCACGGAAACTCTCGTATCCCGGTCAAACTGGAGTTTGACAAAACCAGCAGTCGTCTCCACGGGAGCCCGAACGGCCTGCACTCGCCGCACAAAGCCAGCGTACCGTCCGCTGTCCCCAAACTGCAGAGGACAGAGCCGGCGCCGACCGCCCCCAGCCCCAAGCCCCCGCTCACCGACGCCTCCATTTGCACAAACCAACAGCTCAACAATGGCCAGCATAAAAAGAAGAAGTCCAAaaagcacaaagacaaagaacgCGAGCGCTTAAAACTGGACTGGATCGAGACCAGTCCAGACCTGAAGCAGAAACAAGAAAACCTCAAAG ACCacgagggagagaaaacacctgTCAACAGAACGCCAGCGGAGGAACTGCCCGATTATTTAAT AAAATACAGCACCGTAACAGCACTGGACCAGCGTCAACAGTACAAGGACGACTTCTGCGCAGAGTACGACGAATACAGAGTTCTTCATGACCGGATTGGGGCAATCACGGAGATGTTTGTTCAGTTGGGGTCAAAGATCAACACTCTCTCCCCGGGAACACAAGAGTACAAG CTCATGGAGGAACAAATACTACAGAAGTACCGAAAGTATAAAAAA AAATTCCCCGGCTACCGGGAAGAGAAGAAACGCTGCGAGTACCTCCATCAGAAATTGTCGCATATCAAAGGCCTGATCACGGATTACGACCGCGCACAGGGGTTGTTGTCGTAG